In the Styela clava chromosome 8, kaStyClav1.hap1.2, whole genome shotgun sequence genome, one interval contains:
- the LOC120345932 gene encoding gamma-tubulin complex component 4-like: protein MLHDLIFALQGYPGSIFKETSNGIVRVVPGLPFLSPSEESSLNRLLKLSTKIIFFQKFIDTHNSTLYAEGAEKHSDGLLHGCYLQALCYGLEDVLESYYQSVLDIEKEILADPLLTFMHVYHSLEHYYLLFDALYDLISIVKSRKSHGCQILSTVHHASQTGNRVVLRAMLRIQKRLHLVMYRQLSSWLLHGLLIDRHKEFFISKSEEKGPNDSVSVFQDTFSSSTLGSQLEIFYIRADMLPTYLPSRDADVILFIGSSLHLFEKDLHKQQALHVGGSSMAVALKGLSADVEGKRMDGILKENQQEFMRDFLWLQNQDRFSLEEFESRLNKIRSTVARELWDLCVVKAKLVSHFMMLKDYYLLGLGELYLVFLEESAIVMRKPPTKTTEHDVNQAFLRSAIKVQLEEDGALQNFKLVIESKSSKESEQSSGYTYDASGIMDSNDTWSLLSITFQVKWPLHIIFTPPVLSKYNKLFKFLLRVRRAQLALQNLWALQMQEKCSLICTDDDDASIKQNISNLTLRMHMSHLVDSLQYYLQADVLESHFSNLLSKIKNPTSTDFEQIVLAHDNYLTALLAQCFILSTPVFRSLLGVLDICQQFCEVVTASIQSGTISAQEVIQGRVEQLASDFERQSSLLFHTLSAVCNQQCNPHLAQFLLLLDFNKYYTRRL, encoded by the exons ATGTTGCACGACCTGATATTTGCATTGCAAGGATATCCTGGAAGTATTTTTAAAGAAACATCAAATGGTATTGTTAGAGTTGTTCCCGGCCTTCCATTCCTATCACCATCAGAAGAATCATCGTTAAATAGACTTCTCAAGCTTtcaacaaaaattatattttttcaaaagttcATTGACACTCACAATTCAACTTTATATGCAGAAGGAGCAGAAAAACATTCTGATGGATTGTTGCATGGATGTTACCTGCAAGCATTGTGTTATGGGCTTGAAGATGTATTAGAATCTTATTATCAGTCCGTTTTAGACATAGAAAAAGAAATACTCGCGGATCCTCTATTAACATTTATGCATGTGTACCATTCGCTAGAACATTATTATTTGCTTTTCGATGCGTTGTATGACTTGATATCTATCGTAAAATCAAGAAAAAGTCATGGTTGTCAGATTCTAAGTACCGTTCATCATGCATCACAAACAGGCAATCGTGTTGTGCTGCGAGCAATGCTAAGAATACAGAAACGGTTGCATTTAGTCATGTATCGACAACTTTCATCATGGTTGCTGCATGGTCTTCTTATTGACAGACACAAAGAATTTTTCATTTCCAAATCTGAAGAGAAAGGACCCAATGACTCTGTTAGCGTGTTCCAGGATACTTTCTCATCCTCTACTCTTGGATCTCAATTGGAAATCTTTTATATTCGAGCAGACATGCTTCCGACATATTTACCCTCTCGTGATGCTGATGTCATTCTTTTTATTGGCTCATCATTGCATCTTTTTGAGAAAGACCTACACAAACAACAAGCACTTCATGTTGGAGGCTCTAGCATGGCAGTTGCATTGAAGGGACTTTCTGCTGATGTTGAGGGAAAGCGCATGGACGGGATTCTCAAAGAAAATCAGCAAGAATTCATGAGGGATTTTCTGTGGTTGCAAAATCAAGATAGATTCTCTTTAGAGGAGTTTGAATCCAGGTTGAATAAAATTCGATCCACTGTAGCAAGAGAACTTTGGGATTTGTGTGTTGTTAAAGCAAAACTAGTGTCTCATTTTATGATGCTAAAAGACTATTACTTGCTTGGACTTGGAGAATTATATCTGGTATTTTTAGAAGAATCTGCGATAGTAATGAGAAAACCCCCAACAAAAACTACGGAGCACGATGTTAACCAGGCATTCTTGAGATCTGCCATCAAAGTACAACTTGAAGAAGATGGTGCgttacaaaacttcaaattagTTATAGAATCAAAATCTTCTAAAGAATCTGAACAATCTTCTGGTTACACATATGATGCATCAGGAATAATGGATTCTAACGATACATGGTCTTTATTGAGTATCACATTCCAAGTTAAATGGCCATTGCATATCATCTTCACACCACCTGtactttcaaaatataacaagcTGTTTAAATTCTTGTTGAGGGTTCGTAGAGCCCAACTTGCTTTACAGAATTTGTGGGCACTTCAAATGCAAGAGAAATGTTCACTTATATgtactgatgatgatgatgcttCTATCAAACAAAACATTTCTAATCTGACTTTAAGAATGCATATGAGTCATCTGGTTGACAGTTTGCAGTACTATTTACAG GCGGATGTATTGGAATCTCATTTTTCTAACCTGCTTTCAAAGATCAAGAATCCTACCTCAACCGATTTTGAGCAGATTGTGTTAGCTCATGATAATTATTTGACTGCACTTCTTGCTCAATGTTTCATATTATCTACCCCAGTTTTCAGAAGTTTACTTG GTGTTCTAGATATTTGCCAGCAGTTCTGCGAAGTTGTGACGGCATCTATTCAGTCGGGAACTATTTCTGCTCAAGAAGTTATACAAGGTCGTGTGGAACAATTAGCGAGTGACTTTGAACGTCAATCTTCATTGCTCTTTCATACTCTATCTGCAGTTTGCAACCAACAATGCAATCCTCATCTTGCCCAGTTTTTGCTATTGTTAGATTTCAATAAATACTACACACGACGGTTATGA